A genomic window from Gossypium hirsutum isolate 1008001.06 chromosome D10, Gossypium_hirsutum_v2.1, whole genome shotgun sequence includes:
- the LOC107930711 gene encoding probable membrane-associated kinase regulator 4, translated as MSFIDNEEDDEYIDMEITSFSNYFTNSRNSREFEFQMSSISIEKEPTSSPADELFYNGKLLPLHLPPQLLQFSGSGSGYGDFKNGVVEELYGTPLTTTVTTPTSTSTPFESCNISPCDSCYVSGELNPDEYSSTSLFYEYSTETEVSRCFDENPKKSWTKKLKLSSKLKASRAYLKALFGKSGCTDESSDAAKDGNQTTVSKPKRRNNADKGKLVDNSDGNGNSNRHRRSFSTTATKGYSLTNKSSTSSPSSSSSSSNSNGSNGFPYLQFLKRSSSVNTEIENPIQGAIAHCKRSQSQKMMASTKIVGEVGYYSLTASNIPVFEEQDRPDHCRG; from the coding sequence ATGAGCTTCATtgataatgaagaagatgatgaatataTTGACATGGAAATCACTTCATTTTCcaattatttcacaaattcaaGGAATTCAAgggaatttgaattccaaatgtctTCAATCTCCATTGAAAAGGAACCCACAAGTTCCCCAGCTGATGAACTTTTTTACAATGGGAAGCTTCTTCCCCTTCATCTTCCTCCACAGCTGCTTCAATTTTCGGGTTCGGGTTCGGGTTATGGTGACTTCAAGAATGGTGTGGTTGAAGAATTGTATGGCACACCATTAACCACTACTGTTACGACACCGACTTCAACGAGCACTCCGTTTGAATCCTGCAATATCTCGCCTTGTGACTCGTGTTATGTTAGTGGAGAGCTGAACCCGGATGAGTACTCGTCGACGTCGTTGTTCTACGAGTACTCGACCGAGACGGAAGTTAGTCGATGTTTCGATGAGAACCCGAAGAAGTCTTGGACTAAAAAACTCAAGCTCAGCTCAAAGTTGAAGGCTTCGAGAGCTTACCTCAAAGCCTTGTTTGGAAAATCAGGTTGCACGGATGAATCATCCGACGCGGCTAAAGATGGCAATCAAACTACGGTTTCGAAACCGAAAAGGCGAAACAATGCGGACAAAGGGAAGCTAGTTGACAATAGTGACGGTAATGGTAATAGTAATCGTCATAGGAGATCGTTCTCGACGACGGCTACGAAAGGTTATTCTTTGACGAACAAGTCTTCCACTTCTTcaccatcatcatcttcttcttcttcaaactCGAATGGCTCAAACGGTTTTCCGTACCTGCAGTTTCTTAAACGAAGCAGCAGCGTTAATACGGAAATCGAGAATCCAATTCAAGGAGCCATTGCACATTGCAAACGATCTCAATCTCAAAAGATGATGGCCTCAACTAAGATTGTAGGTGAAGTTGGGTATTATTCTTTGACAGCTTCTAACATTCCTGTTTTCGAAGAACAAGACAGGCCAGATCATTGCAGGggctaa
- the LOC107930681 gene encoding 3-ketoacyl-CoA synthase 19, with the protein MELFITIFLVFLYFMFVFFIYKLLWRTQSCYIIAYECYKAPDDMKLDTETCGNLVLRNKNLGVGEYKFLLQSMVNAGIGEETYGPRNVIAGREESPNLSNALSEIDDIVFGTLDKLFAKTGVLPSEIDVLVVTISMISSVPSIPARVINRYKMREDVKVFNLSGMGCSASVIAVDLVNHLFQTYKNQFAIVVSSESLSPNWYVGKERSMMLPNILFRIGGCSLLLTNKRELKHRAILKLNHLVRTHVGSIDEAYGSCTRIEDDQGNCGFFLTKNLPKAAAKAVSMNLRVLAPKMLPLRELIRYSMVTYWRNKSKTSSPESGLNLKSGIDYFCIHPGGRAVIDAMGRSLGLNEYDLEPTRMALHRFGNTSAAGLWYVLSYMEAKKRLKKGDRILMISLGAGFKCNNCVWEVMKNLDDVNVWEDCIGRYPLKCTANTSFLEKYSWVNESSH; encoded by the coding sequence ATGGAGCTTTTCATTACAATATTTCTGGTATTTCTTTATTTCATGTTCGTTTTCTTCATTTACAAGCTGTTATGGAGGACCCAAAGCTGTTACATCATAGCTTACGAGTGTTACAAGGCACCCGACGACATGAAACTCGACACAGAAACGTGTGGGAACCTGGTTTTGAGGAACAAAAATCTGGGTGTCGGAGAGTACAAGTTTCTGCTACAATCAATGGTGAATGCAGGCATTGGGGAAGAAACTTACGGCCCAAGAAACGTCATCGCGGGCAGAGAAGAATCCCCGAATCTCTCCAATGCGCTTTCGGAGATCGACGATATCGTCTTCGGTACCCTCGACAAGCTGTTCGCTAAAACTGGAGTTTTGCCGTCGGAAATCGATGTACTTGTTGTTACCATCTCGATGATTTCTTCGGTGCCGTCGATACCGGCTCGAGTGATCAATAGGTACAAGATGAGGGAGGatgttaaggtttttaatttGTCGGGGATGGGTTGTAGTGCGAGTGTTATAGCCGTTGATCTTGTGAACCACTTGTTTCAAACATATAAGAACCAATTCGCCATTGTTGTGAGCTCGGAATCATTAAGCCCTAATTGGTATGTAGGCAAAGAAAGGTCCATGATGCTCCCCAATATTCTTTTTCGTATAGGGGGTTGTTCTTTGCTTTTAACGAACAAAAGAGAGCTTAAACATCGAGCCATTTTGAAACTGAACCACTTGGTCCGAACCCATGTCGGTTCGATCGACGAAGCGTATGGTAGCTGCACTCGAATCGAAGACGATCAAGGCAACTGCGGTTTCTTCCTCACCAAAAACCTCCCGAAAGCTGCCGCTAAAGCGGTATCGATGAACCTTCGAGTTTTAGCACCTAAAATGTTGCCATTAAGGGAACTCATTCGGTACTCAATGGTAACCTATTGGAGAAATAAGTCCAAAACATCGAGTCCGGAATCCGGTTTGAACCTAAAATCCGGAATCGACTATTTTTGTATCCATCCTGGCGGAAGAGCGGTGATCGACGCAATGGGACGAAGCTTAGGGCTAAATGAATATGACCTCGAACCGACTCGAATGGCGCTTCATCGATTCGGAAACACATCGGCTGCCGggttatggtatgttttgagttacaTGGAAGCTAAAAAAAGGCTAAAAAAAGGGGATAGAATATTGATGATAAGCCTTGGAGCTGGTTTCAAGTGCAATAACTGTGTTTGGGAAGTAATGAAGAACTTGGATGATGTTAATGTGTGGGAAGATTGTATTGGTAGGTATCCTTTAAAATGTACTGCCAATACTTCTTTCTTGGAAAAATATAGCTGGGTTAATGAATCTAGTcattag